The sequence AACTATGCAGCAGCTTCTTGCACTACTAGAATCTGTCTGCTGAAAAGGGTTTTCAGGTTTCCTGATTTTCCAGTTtccatttcttctctctttcaaGGCACATGTTGTAGAAACCTTTGATCCCAACAGCCAGAAACAAGCGCTCATCCCACCTCCATGACATTGAATAATTTCAGCATACAGCTAAACAGTGTGTTGTTGCACTAACTTTTTTCTAACCATCAAAGAATCTCACTGCAAGGAATGCTGCCAGCATCTCCCCCACCCAGCTGACATCAGATAGACATTACAGCTGAAGGTTCCAACTCTGACTTACAAAAGGCTCAGCACAAAATTGAGGTGCTCTCTGCAAAGACATGGCATTTTCAAGTGAAGCCTTGATAAATTTTTGGTTATCTGCTGCTACCTGTAGAAGTGGAGCCCTCCTTTCTAAGGcagctttgaaaaaaatttttaaaaacaattctctCCTGTGTCTCCATTATTGCTACAGACTACACCCATGCCAATGTTTTACAGGGAGgcttttttcctgatttctgtAAAACACATATTCTTGTACTCTCTTGCATCTTTAAGACCTGGAGCCTGATCTGCCATAAGGACTATTgtattgtttgggttttttttttaatattcaatgATAAGCACAAGGGATAAGGTCTTAACCACAAGCCTCCTTCCTTGCACTTTGCTCCTGCTCCATGCAAGGCCATCTTGCCATAGCTCCCACCATGATTGGAGCAGCAAGTCTAGCCAGAAAGAGCATTGAACCAAAGGAGGTGAACACTTCTCCAAAGTGAAACTGAAAAGGCATCTAGCAATTAAAGTCCCTCTGCGTCCTGTGAGCCACTGCTGGCCTAAGAAGAAATGCACTGTTCCCTGGCCCCTGCAGGATCCCACCCCTGCAGTGCAAGGGCTCAGCAAAACCTTCAGGTCTCAAAAGACCTTCAGgtaacaaaaaaccaaactaaaccaaacaaaggggaaaaaaaaaaaagaaaaaaaaggcagtgctGAAGTTGATCCCCAATACAACAAGAAGTGTCCCTGATTTTAACAACCTTCAGCACAGGCCAAGGAAGTGCAAATTGCAGTGGTTAGAGCTGGTGGCAAAGTGCTCACCAGAAAGAATTCAGTTCTGAGTTCTGGGAAGAGCTTTAAATCACTTAAACCAGCTCCCTGGGTGTCAGCGCTCGAGGCTTTCACACACGgtccagggaaggagaagcaggGTCTGTACAGGTGGTGCCCTGGTGCACTGAGAGAAAATGGTACTGCAGAATGTGCACGCCCCTCAAGCCTGAGACAACCAGAAGGGAGGACACACGTTGCAAACAGGCTTTaggcaaagaaaaatcatttaGATGTCGGCCCTGCTGTGAATATCTCAGCACCGCAGGagatttaatagaaaaatacaCAGAGCAAACAAAATACATGGCTTATACATAATGACGCACATGAAAAGCCTACTAGTCTAAAGATAAAGGAGGCTTTGAATCACATCCTATTACGCTGCACCCTACTTTAATCTGGTATTAAATATACTGCCTATGATACacaaattgcttttaaaagtcATTAAAATGTTACAACAACAAAAGTACTAAAAGATTTCAAGTTTTATGCACAACCTTGACAcagaaaattttggtttttggaAGCTTCAGACAATGTTTAAATAGCGTGGTAACTTCCCACCACTACTAACAAGTGTTAGCAAATGTTAAGGCCATAATTTATTTGTGCAATGAAATTAATCTtcatttcatggaaaaaaaacccccaaaagacGAATCAACACCACAAACACCACTCTGAACTCctccaccccccaaaaaaatcccaggtgGTGTTGTGCTGAAGCAAATAATCTCTACCATATCCAGAAGTAAGGTTATCTGAAGCCAGCAGATTTTAGAGAGGTCATCTGTATAGCTTCCCACCCTGTGCAGGGAGCTTACCCACAAATTCTGGCAAACTGTGTCAACCCACTCAAAGCCTCCTTTGAGACTAAAAGAAATAATGACATTCACTGAATCCAGACTTGATTGTTCAACACCTGCTCTGCACATAGAGGAGATGTTTGTTTTGGTCACTCTGAGAAAAAAGTTGTATTTTGCTgtctccatttaaaaaaatctaatgcAAAGCGTAAACTTGGACAATTTTAGCAGCATTTTACAGTCCTTCATAAAGTAAAACCAGGAATGAATTATAAAGAATGCCTGCACACACCTCATTCAAAATACCAAATATCATGGGCAGTAACTGTTGCTATATCACATTCATAATCAGAAAATTTTGAGTCCAGCAATTAATTCGACATCAGATTCAACATTCTATGGCAAAGTAACTATTTACAACTCGTATGTACAGCTTCTGGACTTACAAAACAATGGAGAGCTAGAAAGTTGTGTAAAGTCAagtttgaaatttaaaaaaaaaattaaaaagcacttGTCCAACCAATTTGGAGACACTTTGGCATGCCAAAagaggccttttttttttttttttgggttcaCTGCAACTCTTTTAAAACCAGCACATATAATGCATCAGTGAGGCCAGATATCCTGGGCAATATAGGCAAGTCTCTGTTGTGTCTCTGACGTTAGCTATTGGGGGAGCCAATATCCACTGTGATCTTTGTGTACAGAGGGTACTTGTCAGTTCTTAACACCTTGTAGGATAGTGTATTTAAGCCATCAGAATTCATTGTCTCCCGTGTGTGAGCAATTCGGTCAAAcctgcaggaggagaagaaaaaaatgtgggggaggggatggagacaacaaggaaagaaaggaaaaatgtttaaacAATCTGATCTTTGCATACCTCTTAGGCAGCATCGCAGGTGTTTCAAGAAAAACCTGAGTATCAGTGCCATAAACTCCCTCATTTGGCCAGCCTGAGCAATGGGCCAGTGCATTCCTATGGGGTCAAATTTTAGCTAGAAAGAAGCAGCCAAGCTTTTAAATCACACAGgtccttttccagctctgcactaGAGCAGAGGTTTATACCCCAAAGACAAGCTGGAAACAATTGCTCAGAATctaattttctgcatttaagaaataaaaaaacaggAGAGGCCTTTGTGCTGCAGTGCAATGTTGGGGAAAAGGTGTATAAACAGATAATAAATTGGGAAGGGGAAGGTGGCGGctgacagagcaggagcagagagctcaGTAAGCAAGGAGATGGCTGCAGCCTTTCCACACTGGACCTTTGTGCCCGGCAAAGGGAAGGccaagcagctggagcagcaagggCAGGAGGCACCCCTAAACCTGCTGTGGGGAAGGGTGAGACACACCTCTCGGGGTTGGGTTCGTTCTTCCTGTCCCGGGAATGCCGGATCATTCTGCACTTCCCAATGACCGCATCCGGACGGGATATCCCCATGCCTTTAAACACCAGCCTGCAGAAAGCGAGTACATTAAACACCCAAAGGATGTGGGATGCTCTGCCACACCTTCCACAAACAACCACTGGTTTTACCTActgttttttggtttcttttgagGGGGATGTTACTAATGCACTCCCAAGCTTGCTGACACAAGGAAGGAAAGCCAGTCCTTCTCCACACAGACACTATCTACCACACAGAGTGGAGACCTCCCCCTGCCAACACCAAGATAGCTCACCACACCCTCACTTACACCTCCATCTCCTCCAAACAACACCCAACACCCACATTAACCCTGGTACAGGCTGTAGACTCGAATTTGAGTGGGAGTCATCTAGTTTTTTAACCCATATGGATGGGAGCCAGAGGAGCACTAATCTCTTGTGAAAGCTGCAGTGTTGAGGGAAACCAAAGTGAATGGTGGTGACACAGCATAAAGGAGACACATGGTCAGAGTCACAGTGGCACCAGCTGGGACCTCCTGGGTGAGGGGCAGCCTGTCTTTGTTTGCATGCTCTCTACAAAGCACCTGCTGAGTTTTTTCATAGATATCAGTGATGAAAAATACTTGATTTCTTGTTTGCCTCTCTCTTTTCACTTCTTTGCAGCATCTTCTGTTCCTTAAAACCTGAGTGCCCCAAAAGAAAGGACTGCCACCTTGATATGAATGCCCTACTGGAAAGCTgtccctttcttctttttttaaacagaagtgCCAAACCTCAGGAaggtacaattttttttttttttttaacaccttTTCTGAAGCCTAGAAGAGTTCAGAAACCCCAGAGAAAAGATCACAGAGTGGTTTTGATACTGAGAAACATGAAGAAGGCCTCCAAATACAAGGCTGTCATGATGATTTCTCTCAGTGAATGCTGTGGATATGTGAAGCTGAAAGGTAGCACGTTCATCCTTTGCCCTGGTCCTCTCAGCCTGCCCTGTGAGAACACCTTCATCCTCTCCTGCACTTCTGAGCCTTCTCAGCCTCCTTCCAGTCAAGCTCACAGCATTATACAGACAGCCTGACAAGTAGAACTCTCCTGGGAACAAAGGGATCTGCTACAGGGCTGCAGACCCAAACAAATCTTGGGTTGCATTGGGCAAGGTTGATCAAAGTCTCATCCACCTTCAGCTGCATGTCCTGAATTCCCTTCTTTGAGCCAGTACTGGGCGACCAGAAGCACACTGCCCCAGCCAGTGCACTGGTGTGGATGCTGTTGGTGAGGGCATAGGGAGAATGAACAATGGCAGGGGGAGGGGTGTGACTTTGCCAACTAGAGCCCCTCCCCGCTGCACCTTGGGAGCTGAGAAATGGGgtgccagcacccagcaggaACGTGCTCTCGCTGAGCCAGTAGGTTGCCCCACACATCACCTTCAcctcctgcctgcagacagCCCATGTCCTCCCACACCCAGGTGAgaccagcagggctgtgctcatcCTCACCCTGAGCACACCCCAGGGTGCCAAGGAGGAAAAATTATTTACCTGTTATAAATGTCATCATCTTCACCACCCCAGCCCCAGTAATTGTTTGGGAACCCATTGATCTTTGTGAACTGCTCTTTGCTTAGGGCAGACACGCCTCCAAAATACTGATTGTAAGGCAACCTGGAAGCAGAGGAAAGAGCACATTAGCGGAGAAGAGGTGTTAGCCAAGGGGCAGCCTGCCTGCCTGAAAAGGGCTTGCTGCTGCCCTTCACCCAGCCCACACCCTGCAAGGCACCTTCCTGCCACAGGAAGCAGCCATGTGTTGTGGTACTCTGGACTCAGCTGAGGCAGAGGGAACTGGTGGGCTCAGTCCCAAATACACCTGAGAGGTATTCTGCAACTGGAAGTAGCCGCAGCCTTTTACCAAGCAGTACACTGTCCTCAAAGGACAGGCTGAAATGCATATCACCTCATCGAAGGTGACATGAATGCCACAGGAGTGGCAAGAGCTCAGACAGACACTGGATATGCCACAGAGCCTTCTCCCTGTGCAGCTCTACTGATCACCTTCACACCCCTCAGTGCCCCAAAAGGAAGCTTGCAGCCCAAAACTGAGCTGGCAGTGTGACCTTGCACACAGAAAGCCAACCAGCTCACACCTGAAATGGGACAATTCACCAGGAGACTGGGGACAGACGAAATTCAGACCAAGAGCATAAGGAGAGGGTCCACACAGGGATCACCAGGATGTAGTACAGCCTTGTCTTTGCTTTAACAAGCAGAGAAATCCCCACGGCCatgcatttctgttttaagCTTCACATCCATGCAagaaagagctgcagctgctgcagtgccagtggCAGTCCTGCTTGGAGCAGGGCTTGGGTCTGGAGTGGAGACATTCACAGACCCTGCCAACACCACCACTGCCATAGCCCTTGCACTACTGGCCACCGCAGGGTCATGACCAGTCTTCACTTTATAGATGAGCTTTTAAACTCCTCCTTGAGGATTTgggacaggggaaaaaaaaaagcaaccaaaacttaaaggaaaagcaagacACATTTTGTCCAGAACAGCTTGCTAAACCCAAATATATGCTGCAAGAAGTTtcactctgtgctgctctcatgTACCAGGGCAGGTCTCTCAGTGGCATAAAACCAAACAGCCAAAAAATTTTTGTCTTGCTCTTAAAATAGTGTCTGATGCAGTCTTTTTAAAGCTGCACATAATTCTCAGTGTGTGAGAGTGTCTCACTTTTCAGACTGGGTGGAAACACTAGCTGTCTTCCAGCTCCTAGACTGAAACACAAGAAGGGATATGTGGGCATCTGCAAAACGAAGGCTGCTTAGCTCTTCCTCACCCTTTGTTTCACCTTCCAGAAGCTGTGAATTTTAATAAAGTGCTCAGCTGCATTTCTCCATCTTCCTCCCCTGCAGCCACCCgctccctgcagggccctgcaggtTAAGACAGCCTTTTGGGAGAGATGCTTTCCCATGCTTTCAGTGGTGGGTGGGGATGTGTAACACTGTGCCTGCCCTGCTAGGCTGGCAGTGCTATTAGGAAACAGATGCTGCTCCAAAAGGCATCTCACCGAAATCCAAATTTATCCATGGATACGGAGAGATGTCGTGGCTGGCTGTAGCATTTGTAGGTGTTCCTGTCATCCATCGGGATGAGGTCTACATCACTAAACACAAAGCAATCATAGTCATACTCCTTCAAGGCCTCTGCAAATCCAATATTCAGTAGTTTAGCGCGGTTAAATTCTTCTTCTCCAtcctaatttaaaaacaaataaaaacagttAAGTGACTTAAATTTGACAGTGGACATCAGCAGTTTCTTACTCGTTGCCAGATGCCAGTGTTGCTGCAGAGGGCTGACACGCCCTGATGACAGACTGAGCTCGAGCTCAAGCACTGCTCTTGCAGCACCCATGGCATGTTTGCAGCAGACCCCAAATGCTGCCTGTGGAACAGTGACACTTGGGTCAGCTGCAAACCACGGAAGCAGGAAAAATGGCTGAGGAAGGGCTGgacccagctcagctcccatcTCTTGGTGGGAGCCCCCAAGAGGGCAGGTTTGATCCAATGGTAAGCAGTCCCTATGTTCCACTCCATGTACAGGCATTTAAGGATTGAATTTTCTTATACAGGGCAAGCAGGTGGGgcttcctggagcagcagagaaaagcaaaaagaggtGAGCTCCTCTGGAAGAAGGGACTcttgctgcagagagaaaaacatggGCAGTGCTTTAACTTACAGCCATGACAAGGACCATGGACCAAAACCCTGCTGTGGCCAGAATTTCAGCACCCTCCTCCTAAGCtctgccacaacatggctgtgaGACTgtggcacagccactgctgagcaACACCCCAGACCTGATTTGCAAAGCACGAGATGGCACCAGGAGCCAAGGTCTGACGCTTTGCTGCTCACCTCTGACCCTCTGCCAAGCCCTGAGCAGCCAtgaaggcagaggagcaggctgctccctgggccctgggcagcaggTTTGGCAcgtggctgtgacacagccttGGTCACTGCATGGCAGGCCAGCACGAGCTGCTTGCCAaaagggctgcagctggagaggaggatGCTGCCACTGCTGCGGTGGCACATCCCCTTCTTGGGTGCTCTTCACCCCTGTTCATCTCTCCTGGGGGCTTTGACAGATGGGGAAAATGCAATCAGGAAGGTTCTCGCCATGATGGGAAGAACCATCATGAAAAGAGTTGACACTACAGCAGGGCATATTTATCCCAGGGCAAGCACAGCTAATGAAGGGACTGGCAAAAAACAGGGCAGGAAAATCTCTACTTTCCTCCCCAGGTAATGAAGCACCTGAGGAGAACTTGTCTGACCCTTTTCAGgcaaaaacatttcaaaagcacATGTGGATTTGAGCACAAGTACAGGCTCACAAATTGCTGAGTACTTTAGCTTTTTAGCTAAAATATCGTACCAAAAACCCAATAATGCTGGTGGTTTGAGAGTAAGGATTTCCAACTGAAGACCCcactctgcagcagcttcaaacccaaaccctgtACAAGGCAACAGAGCAGGTCGAAAGAAACTCATAGGGCATCCCTCAAAGAGACTGAAGGATTTTGCCAGCCTTGAAAGCAAGACTGCCAAATCCATTCCACTTTTACTCCTCCACACTCTCTGAGCAGTGCTAAGACAAAGGACTCCCACACTGTGCAAGCTGTCCCCCTACCCTGCACTACCCACACCCAACATGGGATGCAAACCAAGGATGGATAAAATACTGtgcccaaggagcagcagcttggaACACCACACTCGTTGTAACAGCTTTATCTGGTTAATAAGCAATCATTTTGGTAACCATTTAATCCAGACTAATTAACAGATTTGCTGCTGAATACCCAATGCAGGTTCTTGAAACAGCCCCAAGTATATTCCAAATGAAGGTTTTAAAATACAAGTGTCAAACCAGTTTTCAAAAGCATTACTCACCTGCCTTGGGCATAAATGACTTCACAGGGAGGAGTAAGCTTTCATGGAAGAGGATCTGAGCAAATTCTCAGCATCCTCACCCAAAACAAAAGGGTTCACACAACAATAAGGTGGTGGGTGGACGATCATCATCATGCATAAAGCAAGAGCAGTGAAAACTcaagaacagaaaatgaaggCAAGTGGAACAAAGAGTCTGGGGAGAGGAAGCAGCTGAGGTCATGAGATTGGAGGATTTTCTTTCCCCAGCaaaggctgctgccagccctaGCTGCCCAGCACTCCTCAGGGCCCACGACACCAAATGCAGACTTGGTTCCAAGGTTCTGAGGGGGATTTGACCGGGTGCTGGTGCAAAGTGCAATGTGCTCATACCTCAAAGCAACTGCTGGGGCCTCATTTCATACCCTTTGGCTGCTCTTTTCCTAACGAAATTCAAGGAAAAGGGCACCAATTTTGTTACCAGCAGAGGCTTAGCTGTAATTAACCAGCGCCTTCAGGCAGCCTCTAACTCCTCTGGATGACACATGGGGATAACAGCACTATAAGGAGCAGTATTTTTAAACCTCTCCCCAAAAAATCTCAAAGCACAGAGAGTTTTGTACCAAGAGCATGCAGGACCCTTCCTGCCACCCCACCCATGGGACCCTGACAGAGCTCACACTGGAGCCCACACTGTGCACGGAGAGGGACAGGATACAGGGCAAACACTTCATGTGGGCATTGCCACTCTCCTCCCAAATGGCCCCTAATGCAGCTTCACAGTCCGGCATCCAAAAGACTAGGAAGAAGGGAATCACAGCCTatacaagaaaacaaagaactCTCTCCAAGCCATTTTTTACAAACTTTACGGTGAGCATGTAGCTCATGCAGCAAACTTTGCAAGGCTGTTATCAACTGTGACTGCTTTGAGGCAGGAGGTTACTTTTCTGTCCCAGAAGGTATGTGGGGATTTAACACAGTatattggaataaaaaaaagacaagaggTTTTGCTTTTTGCAGTAGCTCTCTTTCTTTACCTACGGCAATGTGGAAGCACTGGCGTGCTTGCAGTATCTGAGATTCAAATATCTCTCAAAACTCACATGCACGCTTGCAATCTTTGACTGATCTGTGACATTTtggaaaaacaaccaaacaacaaaccacAGCTGTGAAAACTTCCTTCCAggtcagcacagagcacagtACCTGCCGGTGAGCCTTCAGAAAGCAGATAAAGCACTGCTGAAAAAACCTCCATCCCTCACCTCTGCCTAGTGGCTTGTCATCCCATGAATGCTGCTACTTGTCACAAAGAAATGGATGAGTGTGGACTTGCTTGGACAGAGGAGCATTATCCTGAAGAGCAAGGCAGCACACAAAGGACTGCTAGTTAGACAATGCAGTCAAGCTCTAGACATAGCCTCCATGCTCTCCTAGGCTTTCAGACAGAAAATATGTAATCCAAGcacattttttctattttcttctcctgaCAAATTTTGTCCCAATGTTCTCTTGTCCTGAAATTTAACCCATGTCTGAGTTCAGTGCTGGTGTCCAGCACCTGCTTCTGGCTCCTGAATTAACTCTCTCTGTCACTCCCAGAACAAATTGCTGCCTCAGTCCTGCAAGGTCTAACACTGACTCCTGCTCGCACCTGGAGGTGAATGATCAGCTGAGCAGAAGAACATCCAGGCTTTTTTACTTCCCATCCCTTACCTCAGCTGAATCTGGCTTGTTCACCCAGACCTGCCAAAGGAGACAgggttccttttttttcagtgctaaacagaaaaaaaattggggtttttggaATCGTTACTCAAACTAAAGAAGTTGCAAACCAGCAAGAAGCCACATGTCCTGACTTTGCTCTGCCTCCCACATCTATGCAGGAGGCAGCTTTGTGATTCCTCCTGCAGACAGCACAGATGAAATGTGGCTGCACCTCTCTCACCTGAATCCTCAGCTCATCGGATCTCATGGAGGTAATGGTAAGGATGTGTGTTGTATGTTTCTGGCCAACGAGGAGAACCATCACCTCCAGTGGGAGCTTGCTAGCTAATACACTGAGATAGCCTGAACCACGCCCGCCATATCCATGGGGAAGTCCTTCCTCCAGTGGACTTGACCAGGCATAAACAAATTTCCAGAGCCACAGAGAGATATCAGCAGATACTTTGGTGTTTCTCTGTCACAGGGTGTTTTGAGGCCTCAGCACAATTACACTGGGCAGTGGGAGAGAGCAGCCACAGTCGAAACCTGCCTCCCCTGCCTCTGCAAGGGTAAGCAGCAGCCGAGCACAATTCCCTCCTTTGCCCACAAACCTGATACCCCCTGCAAAGTAACGCGGGTAAGAGTGATGCCCCAACcacttcacacacacacacacacacctctctGGAAAACTGCTACCAAGACACTACAAATGGCACCAGGGGCCAGTGGAAAATGGTTGAACAACTGCCCAGTTTCCAGGGAATTGGCTAAGTCTTCCCTTTCTCAAACTTTAGTCTGGCTGCATGGGCATTTGCATGGGCTGAACTGCAGGGAGAAGATTAACTTCTAGAGCTGAGCATCTGCCTGGCATTGGCCGCAGGTGTGGGAGGACACACGGATAAGGGTGGGAGTAAGCAAGGCTGAGGGAGACGCTGCAAATTTGTCACTTGTGGGGCATTGATGGGCCCTGGGCAGAGCGTGCCCAGCCATGTGTCCTCTTCTCAGATTTACCTGAAAAATCCTCCAACACacagggtttgggttttctagGGGTGGAGTGTGCAAGGTGAAACACAATACGTTATTTTCCACTGGCTCCCGTTACATACTGGACATTTTACAAACATCATCCCCCTGACTTCAGCCAAGTCCTACTCAGAGGCATTCAGGCACGCAAGAACAGCACGGAGGAAACACAATGGACTCGTGACAGAAACACATTGCGCTGAAAGGAAGAAGTTTGACATTACCAGTGCAGCAGTAGCAGGGCTCAGCGCTCCTCTTTCTTTCTATGAGATGCGGAGCACAGAAGAGCATGTAGGCAGCGTGTAAGAACCAGATCACACAGTAATTCTCCTTGCTTCAGTGATTGCTTTGATATAGACAGGATTAACAATAAAGGTAATATTTCCCCactagaaggaaaaataaaataaaaaaaaaggagggcagatgcaaagggAAGGACagacaagaaaaagagaaaagcaattgTCAAGACAGCAGAGAAATAAGACTGTTTTCCTACTGTACTTCTGGAAGAATTAATACATTTTCTGTATCTCTCTCTACTCAGTGTTCCCACTCACCCTTGGGAGATGCATCCAGTGGTTTTACTACCACTGACCACTCCACTTCTAGACACGGCTTATTAGAGGCAtgcagaagaagatttattttacaaatCAAGTAGTCTTACTTGCTAACCTACATCTACTGGATGTGGCCAGGGCATATATACCCTGTGTACTGCATTTCACTCTCACTCAAACTATGCCCACCCAAGAAAAAGCATTTGCTTCAGAAACTTCTGTGAGAGTTAACTGTAAAGGACACAGCCCTAGTGCTGGAGAACAGGACCACAGAAGAGGAGTAGCCAGCAACACAGGGCAATGCAAGCAAGCATGCAccatcacacagcagcagggactccAACCAGGCTTC is a genomic window of Ammospiza nelsoni isolate bAmmNel1 chromosome Z, bAmmNel1.pri, whole genome shotgun sequence containing:
- the B4GALT1 gene encoding beta-1,4-galactosyltransferase 1, giving the protein MKEPSLPGTSLQRACRLLVAFCALHLSATLLYYLAGSALGPPGSLEPPPRRPPPANLSLPLSRPSPPAARARSPPAEPPPGPCPEPSPLLVGALRVEFSQPVNLEEVARINPQVRAGGRFAPKDCVALQKVAIIIPFRNREEHLKYWLYYLHPILQRQQLDYGVYVINQDGEEEFNRAKLLNIGFAEALKEYDYDCFVFSDVDLIPMDDRNTYKCYSQPRHLSVSMDKFGFRLPYNQYFGGVSALSKEQFTKINGFPNNYWGWGGEDDDIYNRLVFKGMGISRPDAVIGKCRMIRHSRDRKNEPNPERFDRIAHTRETMNSDGLNTLSYKVLRTDKYPLYTKITVDIGSPNS